A single region of the Chryseobacterium sp. 6424 genome encodes:
- the brnQ gene encoding branched-chain amino acid transport system II carrier protein yields the protein MKNKLGTAVTLGFALFAMFFGAGNLILPPFIGLRSGEDWLAAVAGFFTTGIVSPFLGVLTVVLFGTSFTDLGRKVNPGVVLVLTFLIMLCIGPLVAIPRTAAATYEIGIKPLLPSFNSIVFSVLFFIVVVFLSASKSKIVDIIGNFLTPFLILALGILVVMGMMNPPSAVELSTLNERSAFIFAFHEGYQTLDVLASVIFAGIIISAAIDKGFTNTTDRFRITIAAGLVSMMALLFIYGGLIYLGAHAGYPQGEDISRTDLLLHISRTVLGHNGTIVISVAVALACLTTAIALSSAMGSFLEQLTKGKMSYKVGVIITCLVSGYFSVKSVDEIIEYAVVVLGFIYPITFALILTVLFFGKAVKGRRPFVAAVIAAAVVASFSVFAHFNLFPSVVQQVNDILPLSEHQLGWLMPSFAAFFIVWLTERLFNKDTSVKY from the coding sequence GTGAAAAACAAACTGGGGACAGCAGTCACGCTAGGGTTTGCGCTTTTTGCCATGTTCTTTGGGGCGGGCAACCTTATTCTTCCGCCATTCATAGGACTGAGAAGTGGTGAAGATTGGCTGGCAGCGGTAGCGGGTTTCTTCACTACAGGTATTGTTTCGCCTTTTCTGGGTGTACTTACGGTCGTACTCTTCGGGACTTCATTCACCGATTTGGGGCGTAAGGTAAATCCTGGGGTGGTGTTGGTGCTTACTTTTTTAATTATGTTGTGTATCGGTCCGTTGGTAGCGATTCCCCGTACAGCGGCAGCAACTTATGAGATTGGTATCAAGCCTTTACTGCCGTCTTTCAACAGTATTGTGTTTTCTGTACTATTCTTTATAGTAGTGGTCTTTCTTTCTGCCTCCAAATCCAAGATTGTCGATATTATTGGTAATTTCCTCACTCCTTTTTTAATTCTGGCTTTAGGCATCTTGGTGGTGATGGGCATGATGAATCCTCCGTCAGCCGTGGAGCTATCAACCCTAAATGAGCGAAGCGCGTTTATATTCGCATTTCATGAAGGGTACCAAACGCTTGACGTGCTGGCCTCGGTGATTTTTGCCGGAATCATCATCTCAGCGGCTATTGATAAAGGGTTCACAAACACGACTGATAGGTTCAGAATTACCATTGCGGCTGGTTTGGTCTCCATGATGGCGCTGTTATTTATCTATGGTGGCTTAATTTATCTGGGGGCACACGCTGGGTATCCCCAAGGAGAGGATATTTCCCGAACCGATTTGCTGCTACATATTTCCCGAACCGTATTAGGCCATAACGGGACTATAGTGATCTCTGTCGCGGTTGCGCTGGCCTGTCTTACGACCGCTATTGCCCTGTCTTCCGCGATGGGCAGTTTTCTTGAGCAGTTAACTAAAGGTAAGATGAGCTACAAAGTGGGTGTAATCATTACCTGCCTTGTTTCGGGCTATTTTTCTGTAAAAAGTGTTGATGAAATCATTGAATATGCGGTAGTCGTTCTGGGTTTCATCTATCCGATTACATTTGCGCTGATTCTTACCGTACTGTTTTTCGGTAAGGCAGTAAAGGGCAGACGGCCTTTTGTGGCCGCCGTAATAGCTGCAGCGGTAGTTGCATCGTTCTCCGTATTTGCTCACTTCAATCTTTTTCCATCAGTGGTACAGCAAGTTAATGATATTTTGCCGCTCTCAGAACATCAGTTGGGTTGGTTAATGCCTTCATTCGCGGCATTTTTTATCGTTTGGCTTACAGAGCGTCTGTTTAATAAAGACACTTCAGTCAAATACTGA
- a CDS encoding BadF/BadG/BcrA/BcrD ATPase family protein, whose protein sequence is MIAIVDGGSTKCDWVILENSGKLHLKTTTLGFNPNIINPDFVSQEIDRNQQLYFLKNHIEKVFFYGSGCGTAHNAQKIEHEFTRIFPNAEVSIKEDMTAAAYAAYNGAPAIVCILGTGSNSCYFDGEKIRTDLPSLGFLIGDEGSGSALGKHLLRRYFMKKLPKDLEADFRATYNLSIEEALNKMYHNPRANAYLGEFNKFIAERRKHSYFQNMVFDEMKNFLDYQVLPYPEAREAEINFIGYIAYIYEDILRSAAAELNLKVGRVVQKPIESLVDYHKKYILNLS, encoded by the coding sequence ATGATTGCCATTGTAGACGGCGGCTCTACCAAATGTGATTGGGTGATACTTGAAAATTCAGGTAAACTACACCTGAAGACCACTACATTGGGCTTTAATCCGAATATTATTAATCCTGATTTCGTTTCTCAGGAGATTGATAGAAACCAGCAGCTCTATTTCCTCAAAAATCATATCGAAAAAGTGTTTTTCTATGGTTCAGGGTGTGGTACAGCACATAACGCACAGAAAATTGAACACGAGTTTACTCGGATCTTCCCGAATGCTGAAGTCAGCATCAAAGAAGACATGACGGCGGCGGCGTATGCTGCCTACAACGGCGCACCGGCCATAGTCTGTATTTTGGGTACAGGCTCTAACTCCTGTTATTTCGATGGTGAAAAAATCCGGACAGATTTGCCTTCACTTGGTTTTTTAATCGGTGATGAAGGCAGTGGCAGCGCACTTGGCAAACATCTCCTTCGAAGATATTTCATGAAAAAACTCCCGAAAGATCTGGAAGCCGATTTCCGTGCGACCTACAACCTCAGCATTGAGGAGGCACTGAATAAAATGTATCATAATCCTAGGGCCAACGCCTATCTGGGCGAGTTCAATAAATTTATTGCCGAGCGGCGAAAGCATTCCTACTTCCAGAACATGGTGTTTGATGAGATGAAAAACTTTCTCGATTATCAGGTGCTGCCCTATCCCGAAGCACGCGAAGCCGAAATCAATTTCATTGGGTATATCGCCTATATTTACGAAGATATTTTGCGTTCAGCAGCGGCAGAACTTAACCTGAAAGTAGGGCGCGTGGTACAGAAACCTATCGAAAGCCTCGTAGATTATCATAAAAAATATATTCTGAATCTTTCCTGA
- a CDS encoding NifU family protein, with product MQEETINRVKYALETIRPFLNKDGGDIELVEVKEDIVYVKLQGNCNGCPMSFSTMKLGVENTIKQHAPEIREVLNVE from the coding sequence ATGCAAGAAGAAACAATTAACAGAGTAAAATATGCGCTGGAGACCATTCGGCCTTTTCTGAATAAAGACGGTGGCGACATCGAATTGGTAGAGGTGAAGGAGGATATCGTTTACGTAAAACTACAGGGTAACTGCAACGGCTGCCCGATGAGTTTCTCTACGATGAAACTGGGCGTAGAGAATACCATCAAACAGCACGCACCCGAAATCCGGGAAGTGCTGAATGTGGAGTAA
- a CDS encoding BON domain-containing protein, with amino-acid sequence MKKTIAMAALALAVSFGSVACKKKVSDADLQTQATTIVTANPNASVEVKDGTAHLSGTFADEASRNQMIASLKAIPGIKDVMDMSTIETAPVVETVSAVDPEVQQKVADAVKDFPSVNVEVVNGELTLTGNVSPEQARKIKMSVDALQVGKVNYNYTVK; translated from the coding sequence ATGAAAAAAACAATCGCAATGGCGGCTTTAGCGCTTGCAGTATCCTTCGGGTCTGTAGCCTGTAAGAAAAAAGTGAGTGATGCAGATCTGCAAACGCAGGCCACTACTATTGTTACTGCTAACCCAAATGCCTCTGTAGAGGTAAAGGATGGCACCGCACACCTTAGCGGAACCTTTGCTGATGAGGCTTCACGTAACCAGATGATAGCTTCGCTGAAAGCGATTCCTGGCATCAAGGATGTGATGGACATGTCAACTATAGAAACTGCACCAGTAGTCGAAACAGTTTCAGCTGTTGATCCAGAAGTTCAGCAAAAAGTTGCGGATGCTGTGAAGGATTTCCCATCCGTAAATGTAGAAGTCGTGAATGGTGAACTTACCCTGACCGGGAATGTCTCGCCAGAACAGGCCCGTAAAATAAAAATGTCTGTTGATGCACTGCAAGTAGGAAAAGTAAATTATAATTACACAGTAAAATAG
- a CDS encoding dicarboxylate/amino acid:cation symporter — protein sequence MKGQNKLFIAIVISLVIGVIMGGIVHTQFPENAEGFATNIKLLGTVFIRLVQMIIAPLVFTTLVVGISKMSDMRMIGRVGSKAMLWFITASLVSLLIGLVFVNWLQPGYVMQLPIPAADAGGDVVANSQGLSLEQFVKHVIPKSLFEAFATNEVLQIVVFSIMFGIALANMGEDYTKPIVRALDICAHAILKMVGYIMWFAPLGVLGAIAAVVATNGFDIFKVYAIYLRDFFFALAILWIVLLIVGYAIIGNRLFELLRRIKGPLLIAFSTTSSEAVFPKLVEELERFGCNNRIVSFILPLGYSFNLDGSMMYMTFAAIFIAQIYGIDMTLGQQIIMLLVLMLTSKGIAGVPRASLVIIVATCTMFGIPPEGIALILPIDHFCDMGRSMTNVLGNALATSAVSKWEGQLDNHGGDL from the coding sequence ATGAAAGGTCAAAACAAACTGTTTATCGCCATTGTGATTTCATTAGTGATAGGTGTTATCATGGGCGGTATTGTTCATACCCAATTTCCTGAAAATGCTGAAGGCTTTGCCACCAACATCAAACTTTTAGGAACTGTTTTCATTCGTTTGGTGCAGATGATTATTGCTCCGCTCGTATTCACAACCCTTGTAGTGGGAATCTCTAAGATGAGTGATATGAGGATGATTGGCAGGGTAGGGTCCAAGGCCATGCTCTGGTTTATTACCGCCTCGCTCGTCTCTTTACTCATCGGGCTTGTCTTTGTAAATTGGTTGCAGCCGGGTTATGTGATGCAACTCCCGATACCTGCCGCAGATGCAGGGGGTGATGTAGTGGCGAATAGCCAAGGCCTTTCTCTGGAGCAGTTTGTGAAGCATGTGATCCCCAAAAGCCTCTTTGAAGCCTTCGCTACCAATGAGGTTTTGCAGATTGTAGTATTTTCCATTATGTTCGGTATTGCGTTGGCGAATATGGGCGAGGATTACACCAAACCGATTGTCCGTGCATTGGATATTTGTGCACATGCCATCCTGAAAATGGTAGGCTATATCATGTGGTTCGCGCCGCTTGGTGTTTTAGGCGCTATCGCTGCGGTGGTTGCCACAAACGGGTTCGATATTTTTAAGGTTTACGCTATTTATCTGCGGGATTTCTTCTTCGCGCTCGCTATTCTTTGGATAGTGCTGTTAATTGTTGGATACGCGATTATCGGGAACCGTCTTTTCGAACTTTTAAGAAGGATCAAAGGGCCGTTGCTCATCGCTTTTTCAACAACCAGTTCCGAAGCGGTGTTTCCAAAACTTGTAGAAGAACTTGAAAGATTTGGCTGTAACAACCGAATTGTCTCGTTCATCTTGCCACTCGGTTATTCATTCAATTTGGACGGAAGTATGATGTACATGACTTTCGCGGCCATTTTCATCGCTCAGATTTATGGTATCGATATGACTTTGGGCCAACAGATTATTATGCTGCTTGTACTGATGCTTACCTCAAAAGGTATTGCAGGCGTGCCGCGTGCCAGCCTAGTTATTATTGTGGCGACGTGTACGATGTTCGGCATCCCACCGGAAGGAATTGCCTTGATTCTCCCGATTGATCATTTCTGTGATATGGGACGAAGTATGACCAATGTACTCGGTAATGCACTCGCAACCTCTGCCGTATCAAAATGGGAAGGACAGCTGGATAATCACGGTGGGGATTTATAA
- a CDS encoding alpha-ketoglutarate-dependent dioxygenase AlkB family protein, whose product MRLFDNSADPDLNLLPRDGTVNYYGKILSTEEANRLYALLMKNIAWQPDEAIILGKKIITKRKVAWYGDEAFSYTYSKSTKTALPWTCELLELKALTEGKTDEKFNSCLLNFYHSGEEGMAYHSDAEKDLKKNGAIASVSLGAERKFVFRHQATKEKMELFLEHGSLLVMKDETQRFWQHRLPPSKKITTPRINLTFRIIERGHD is encoded by the coding sequence ATGCGTTTATTTGATAATAGTGCGGACCCAGACCTAAACTTACTGCCACGTGACGGTACCGTGAATTATTACGGGAAAATCTTATCTACAGAAGAAGCGAACCGTCTTTACGCTCTTTTAATGAAAAACATTGCATGGCAGCCTGATGAGGCAATAATATTGGGAAAGAAAATAATCACGAAGCGTAAGGTAGCCTGGTACGGCGACGAAGCGTTTTCTTACACCTATTCCAAAAGCACCAAAACCGCACTTCCGTGGACGTGCGAACTTCTCGAACTTAAAGCATTGACGGAAGGAAAAACAGACGAAAAATTCAACTCCTGCCTGCTGAACTTTTATCATTCCGGCGAGGAAGGCATGGCTTACCATAGTGATGCAGAGAAAGATTTAAAGAAAAATGGCGCAATCGCATCAGTAAGTTTAGGAGCGGAACGTAAATTTGTTTTCAGACATCAGGCTACCAAAGAAAAAATGGAACTGTTTTTGGAGCATGGCAGCCTGCTGGTAATGAAAGATGAAACGCAGCGCTTTTGGCAACACCGTTTGCCACCATCAAAAAAAATTACCACCCCCAGAATCAACCTTACGTTCCGGATTATCGAACGAGGTCATGATTAA
- a CDS encoding Mrp/NBP35 family ATP-binding protein: MLTKDKVQNFLKEIEVDDLVHNIQVMGNDVYIDMTAHSPAMHEKKKLEAAMKQAFASEFGEEIVLKLKITSPEPTEVQQNLIKGKQIPGIQNIIAVASGKGGVGKSTVAANIAVTLSKMGFKVGLLDADIYGPSVPTMFDTEGAKPISVEIDGKNLMKPIENYGVKMLSIGYFSGANQAVVWRGPMASKALNQMIRDAAWGELDFLLIDLPPGTGDIHLSIIQEVPVTGAVIVSTPQHIALADVRKGIAMFQMESINIPVLGLIENMAYFTPEELPENKYYIFGNQGAQYMAEDLGIPVLGEIPIIQSIREAGDVGRPAALQEGSAIADIYLKTTQQMIESLVERNKNLPPTEAVKITTMAGCSPKK, translated from the coding sequence ATGTTAACCAAAGATAAAGTTCAGAATTTTCTGAAAGAGATAGAAGTAGATGATCTAGTACACAACATCCAGGTAATGGGTAATGATGTGTATATTGATATGACTGCCCATTCACCGGCCATGCACGAGAAAAAGAAACTCGAAGCTGCTATGAAACAGGCTTTCGCCTCAGAATTCGGAGAAGAAATCGTACTGAAACTTAAAATTACTTCACCAGAGCCAACCGAAGTACAGCAAAACCTTATCAAAGGGAAGCAAATCCCTGGCATCCAGAATATTATCGCTGTAGCATCAGGCAAAGGTGGGGTAGGGAAATCTACCGTGGCTGCCAATATCGCGGTTACACTGTCTAAAATGGGTTTCAAGGTAGGGCTTCTAGATGCCGATATCTATGGGCCATCCGTCCCAACCATGTTCGATACCGAAGGCGCAAAACCCATCTCTGTAGAAATTGATGGTAAAAACCTGATGAAGCCTATCGAGAATTACGGCGTGAAAATGTTGTCAATCGGCTATTTTTCAGGCGCTAATCAAGCTGTGGTATGGCGCGGGCCAATGGCCAGCAAGGCTCTGAACCAAATGATTCGCGATGCCGCTTGGGGCGAACTAGATTTTCTTTTGATAGATTTGCCGCCAGGTACGGGTGACATCCATTTGTCCATCATTCAGGAAGTGCCTGTAACCGGCGCCGTAATTGTAAGCACACCGCAGCACATCGCATTGGCAGATGTTCGTAAAGGGATCGCGATGTTTCAGATGGAAAGCATCAACATTCCGGTACTTGGCTTAATAGAAAATATGGCCTATTTTACACCCGAAGAACTTCCGGAGAATAAATATTATATCTTCGGGAATCAAGGCGCACAATACATGGCAGAAGACCTGGGTATCCCCGTTTTAGGCGAGATCCCAATCATCCAGAGTATCCGTGAGGCAGGAGATGTAGGCCGCCCAGCCGCACTTCAGGAAGGTTCGGCTATTGCAGACATCTACCTAAAAACCACCCAACAGATGATTGAAAGCCTGGTGGAAAGAAACAAAAACCTGCCACCAACCGAAGCTGTGAAAATCACTACAATGGCTGGCTGTTCCCCAAAAAAATAA
- a CDS encoding DUF1810 domain-containing protein, with amino-acid sequence MALQRFIDAQHGIYEVALGEIRTGKKRTHWMWFIFPQLKGLAHSATAQFYGIRDLHEAKSYLQHPVLGKRLREITDVLNNLPNDNAHEIFGHPDDLKLHSCLTLFAEIDEATDAVFKKALTRFFNGRADPQTLRLLYGT; translated from the coding sequence ATGGCTCTCCAACGCTTCATTGATGCGCAACACGGAATATACGAAGTGGCTTTGGGCGAAATCCGCACAGGTAAGAAACGTACCCATTGGATGTGGTTTATATTTCCGCAACTGAAAGGGTTGGCGCACAGTGCGACAGCACAATTTTACGGCATCAGGGATCTGCACGAAGCTAAGAGTTATCTACAGCATCCCGTCCTTGGGAAAAGGCTTCGCGAGATTACCGATGTTCTAAACAATCTGCCGAATGATAATGCACATGAGATCTTTGGCCATCCGGATGACTTGAAACTGCATTCATGTCTTACCTTATTTGCGGAAATTGATGAGGCGACAGACGCAGTTTTCAAAAAAGCCCTGACGCGGTTCTTCAATGGGCGGGCAGATCCACAGACGCTTCGTTTGCTGTACGGTACTTAG
- a CDS encoding NADP-dependent malic enzyme, which translates to MSSKTNRDEKTFSQAALDYHRTEPKGKIEVIPSKPHSSQRDLSLAYSPGVAIPCLEIEKDPKAAYEYTGKGNLVAVISNGTAVLGLGDIGAEASKPVMEGKGLLFKIFADINVFDIEIDEKDPDKFIEIVKGIAPTFGGINLEDIKAPEAFYIEQRLKEELDIPLMHDDQHGTAIISAAALINALEIAGKKIEDIKMVVNGAGAAAVACTKLYLELGLRKENVLMCDSKGVIHHQRENLTPEKLDFVRETNLHTLEDAVEGADVFIGLSKGNVLTPEMLLTMADNPIVFGLANPDPEIEYDLAMQTRKDTIMATGRSDYPNQVNNVLGFPYIFRGALDVQATGINEAMKLAAVHAIANLAKEPVPEAVILAYNLKNLSFGREYFIPKPFDNRLITRVSMAVAKAAMNSGIASKPIVDFEEYENALLDRMGRDERLIRMMQNRARSNPKRVTLGNAEEYNVLKAAQILLEEGIAHPILLGEKQYIKEQMKKFGIEIDVPIVDPADDDQEENRKRYRETLWQLRQRKGMNEYKAKRIVRQRDYFGPLMLKNGDTDALIVGFSKNYTSVLRPVLEVIEKDKGVDKVASMMMILTDKKPIFFADTSIIQNPTSEDLVNIARMSEKVVKSFAIDPRIAMLSFENFAAISDTSKKVAKAVSILHEKYPDMVVDGEIQPDFAMDADHLSDYPFSKLGTKPANVFIFPNLESANLSYKIIRGMKVAQVVGPILMGLKQPVHVLQMRASVDEIVNLATIAVLDAQKREEAGNS; encoded by the coding sequence ATGTCAAGTAAAACCAACCGCGACGAGAAAACCTTCAGCCAGGCCGCGCTGGATTATCATCGTACCGAGCCTAAAGGCAAAATAGAAGTCATCCCCTCCAAGCCACATTCCTCGCAGCGCGATCTTTCGCTCGCATATTCACCGGGTGTGGCGATCCCGTGTCTGGAGATTGAAAAAGATCCCAAAGCCGCCTACGAATATACCGGGAAAGGAAACCTGGTAGCCGTAATCTCTAACGGAACGGCCGTTCTGGGCCTCGGGGACATCGGTGCTGAAGCCTCTAAGCCTGTAATGGAAGGGAAGGGCTTATTATTCAAGATTTTTGCAGATATCAACGTGTTTGATATCGAAATCGACGAAAAAGATCCGGATAAATTTATTGAAATCGTTAAAGGAATCGCGCCAACCTTCGGAGGCATCAACCTGGAGGATATTAAAGCCCCCGAGGCGTTCTATATCGAGCAACGCCTGAAAGAAGAGCTGGATATTCCTTTAATGCACGATGACCAGCATGGTACCGCTATTATTTCAGCCGCCGCACTCATCAACGCGCTAGAGATTGCCGGTAAAAAAATAGAAGACATAAAAATGGTGGTGAACGGGGCGGGTGCCGCCGCGGTAGCCTGTACCAAACTCTATCTGGAACTCGGTTTACGCAAAGAAAACGTACTGATGTGCGATTCAAAAGGCGTAATCCATCATCAGCGTGAAAACCTTACCCCTGAAAAATTAGATTTCGTGCGCGAAACTAATCTCCATACGCTAGAAGATGCGGTGGAAGGTGCTGATGTGTTCATTGGTTTGTCTAAAGGGAACGTGCTAACGCCCGAAATGTTGCTTACCATGGCTGATAACCCAATTGTGTTTGGTCTTGCCAACCCCGACCCGGAAATTGAATATGACTTGGCAATGCAAACGCGTAAAGATACCATTATGGCCACCGGCAGAAGCGACTATCCTAATCAGGTGAACAATGTTCTCGGTTTCCCGTATATTTTCCGTGGCGCGCTGGATGTGCAGGCAACCGGTATTAATGAAGCTATGAAACTTGCGGCTGTACATGCCATCGCAAACCTAGCCAAAGAACCCGTGCCGGAAGCAGTAATCTTGGCCTATAACCTTAAGAACCTGAGTTTCGGACGCGAATATTTTATCCCGAAACCATTTGATAACCGTTTGATCACCAGAGTTTCTATGGCGGTAGCCAAAGCAGCCATGAACAGCGGTATTGCAAGCAAACCGATTGTAGATTTCGAAGAGTATGAAAATGCCCTGCTCGACAGGATGGGGCGTGATGAAAGACTCATCCGTATGATGCAAAACCGTGCCCGCTCAAACCCGAAAAGAGTTACGCTGGGTAATGCCGAGGAATATAATGTACTGAAGGCAGCACAGATTCTTCTGGAAGAAGGTATCGCGCATCCTATCCTGCTTGGCGAGAAACAGTACATTAAAGAACAGATGAAGAAATTCGGGATAGAAATTGATGTTCCGATAGTAGACCCTGCCGATGATGACCAGGAAGAGAACCGTAAACGTTACCGGGAAACCCTCTGGCAACTGCGCCAAAGAAAAGGCATGAACGAATATAAAGCCAAAAGGATTGTGCGCCAACGCGATTATTTCGGTCCGCTGATGTTGAAAAATGGGGATACCGATGCGCTAATTGTTGGGTTTTCGAAAAATTACACTTCCGTACTGCGACCGGTACTTGAGGTGATTGAGAAAGACAAAGGCGTGGACAAGGTAGCATCAATGATGATGATCCTTACAGACAAGAAACCGATTTTCTTTGCAGATACCTCGATTATCCAAAATCCAACATCAGAAGATTTGGTGAATATCGCACGCATGTCTGAAAAGGTGGTGAAATCTTTTGCGATAGATCCACGAATCGCCATGCTGTCTTTCGAGAACTTCGCAGCCATTTCCGATACTTCGAAGAAAGTGGCGAAAGCCGTATCTATCCTTCATGAAAAGTATCCGGATATGGTGGTGGATGGCGAAATTCAGCCCGATTTTGCGATGGATGCCGATCATCTTTCAGATTATCCGTTCTCCAAACTCGGTACCAAGCCCGCCAACGTGTTTATATTCCCGAACCTGGAGAGTGCGAATCTTTCCTACAAAATCATCCGTGGGATGAAAGTCGCACAGGTAGTGGGCCCAATTTTAATGGGACTTAAGCAGCCTGTACACGTACTGCAGATGCGTGCCAGCGTAGATGAGATTGTAAATCTGGCGACCATTGCCGTCCTCGATGCTCAGAAGCGCGAAGAAGCCGGCAATAGTTAA
- the ruvA gene encoding Holliday junction branch migration protein RuvA, translated as MIYSLKGTVQQLNPTSVVVDVNGVGYFVGISLQTSEKLTLGEATFLHIQQIIREDAHLLFGFNTILEKELFNLLISVNGVGPVSALIMLSSLSIDEIANAILSGNSLLLQKVKGIGAKTAERIIVDLRDKVQKFSVSGENISNFADNKVKDEALSALEVLGIPKKTSEKIADRLLKTTPAYSVEDLIKQILKNI; from the coding sequence ATGATTTATTCCTTAAAAGGAACCGTTCAACAACTGAATCCTACTTCAGTAGTGGTTGATGTAAACGGGGTCGGCTATTTTGTGGGCATCAGCCTTCAAACTTCAGAGAAACTTACATTAGGTGAAGCTACGTTTCTCCATATCCAACAAATCATCCGCGAGGATGCACACCTATTGTTTGGTTTTAACACCATTTTAGAGAAAGAACTTTTCAATCTGTTAATATCTGTTAACGGCGTGGGACCGGTTTCTGCGCTTATCATGCTGTCTTCGCTATCCATTGATGAGATTGCCAATGCCATCCTAAGCGGTAACAGTTTGCTGCTGCAAAAGGTAAAGGGGATTGGTGCCAAAACCGCGGAAAGAATCATAGTGGACCTACGCGACAAAGTGCAGAAATTCAGCGTTTCCGGTGAAAATATTTCTAATTTTGCAGATAATAAAGTGAAGGACGAAGCGTTATCTGCATTAGAAGTTCTGGGCATCCCTAAAAAGACCAGTGAAAAGATCGCAGACCGGCTTCTTAAAACAACCCCCGCTTATTCTGTGGAAGATTTAATTAAACAGATTTTAAAAAATATTTAA
- a CDS encoding SH3 domain-containing protein, translating into MNTLQNKYASVISAAQSAGIRNLQITEQEGILYISGDASSSAAKDAVWNALGAIDTTYTASDINLNVQITGLSTGTSLRVETESSNLNIRQEPSTEAAVTGKVAKGGNVTLVEQTSDDWWKVRTADGKEGYAYSRYLRA; encoded by the coding sequence ATGAATACATTACAGAATAAATATGCGAGCGTGATTTCTGCCGCACAATCAGCGGGCATCCGTAACCTTCAGATTACAGAGCAAGAAGGGATTCTTTATATCTCTGGTGATGCCTCATCCAGCGCCGCTAAAGATGCGGTGTGGAACGCTTTAGGAGCGATAGATACGACCTATACCGCCTCAGATATTAACCTGAACGTCCAGATTACTGGCCTCTCTACAGGAACTTCACTTCGGGTGGAGACCGAAAGCTCTAACCTAAACATCCGCCAGGAGCCTTCTACAGAAGCCGCTGTTACAGGTAAAGTAGCAAAAGGTGGAAACGTAACACTGGTAGAACAGACTTCTGATGACTGGTGGAAAGTTCGGACTGCCGACGGTAAAGAAGGTTATGCCTACTCGCGTTACCTGCGCGCTTAA